Proteins encoded together in one Rhodospirillaceae bacterium window:
- a CDS encoding cobalt-precorrin-6A reductase, producing the protein MTACKAILILGGTGEGIALAEALQAVPGLRVISSLAGRVANPKLPVGEVRIGGFGGVAGLVAYLRANGIAAVIDATHPFARRMGWHAAEAAVAARIPLLRLERPAWVAQAGDNWTLVDDWDGAVEILRKSARRVFLALGRQELAPFTALDKIAFVIRAVERPDAEIKFADAEIVLARGPFHLDDERALLQAHRIDCIVCKNSGGSATDAKLQAARELGIHVVIQRRPPRPEATQVSTVAAAVDWVREL; encoded by the coding sequence ATGACTGCATGCAAAGCCATCCTCATTCTGGGCGGGACCGGTGAAGGCATTGCGCTCGCGGAGGCGCTGCAGGCAGTGCCGGGCCTGCGTGTGATCTCTTCGCTGGCCGGCCGTGTTGCCAATCCGAAATTGCCCGTGGGTGAGGTGCGGATCGGGGGATTCGGTGGGGTTGCAGGGCTTGTCGCCTATCTGCGCGCCAACGGAATTGCGGCCGTGATCGATGCCACGCATCCCTTCGCCCGCCGGATGGGCTGGCACGCGGCCGAAGCCGCGGTCGCAGCACGGATTCCGCTGCTTCGCCTGGAGCGCCCGGCCTGGGTCGCGCAGGCTGGTGACAATTGGACCTTGGTCGACGATTGGGATGGGGCAGTCGAGATCCTGCGCAAATCGGCCAGGCGCGTGTTCCTGGCACTGGGTCGCCAGGAGTTGGCACCGTTTACTGCGCTCGATAAAATCGCCTTCGTGATCCGGGCGGTTGAGCGGCCGGATGCGGAGATCAAGTTTGCGGATGCCGAGATTGTCCTGGCGCGTGGTCCGTTCCATCTCGATGATGAACGGGCGTTGCTGCAGGCGCACCGCATTGATTGCATCGTCTGCAAGAACAGTGGTGGCAGTGCCACCGATGCCAAGCTGCAGGCGGCGCGCGAGCTTGGGATTCACGTTGTCATTCAGCGCCGACCGCCACGTCCGGAAGCGACCCAGGTATCGACAGTCGCCGCCGCCGTCGATTGGGTCAGGGAACTCTAG
- a CDS encoding META domain-containing protein — translation MRLPSSLVLPLLVLVASCAADRPEQAEIVGPVWVAETIAGAPVIPGTVVTLKLDPEGRSGGKAGCNSYGAGYQRDGGTLSFEQAFSTKMFCSPDALMAQEQAYLDLLSRIAAYQTQGDKLLLNATDGKTIVFHQQP, via the coding sequence ATGCGCTTGCCCTCGTCTCTGGTCCTGCCACTGCTCGTCTTGGTCGCTTCCTGCGCCGCCGACAGGCCGGAGCAGGCGGAGATCGTCGGTCCAGTCTGGGTGGCGGAAACGATCGCCGGCGCGCCCGTGATCCCGGGAACGGTGGTGACGCTGAAACTCGATCCCGAAGGTCGGTCGGGCGGCAAGGCCGGTTGCAACAGTTATGGTGCGGGCTACCAGCGCGATGGCGGCACGCTGAGCTTCGAGCAGGCCTTCTCCACCAAGATGTTCTGCTCGCCCGATGCGCTGATGGCTCAGGAACAAGCTTATCTCGATCTGCTCAGCCGCATAGCCGCCTATCAGACGCAAGGCGACAAGTTGCTGCTGAATGCCACGGACGGAAAGACAATCGTCTTTCATCAGCAACCGTGA
- a CDS encoding ABC transporter ATP-binding protein has translation MHIEKRLWIFTDGVRGRIAWATLIGLVAVGLGVLRLALLGWLIGAIFAGQSIEALANPILAIAGVMALRGVFDYLRIMVAHETAGRVQKKLRRALYDRIAALGPGTVARQRSGALTLSLIDGVEQLEIYFGQFLPQFLTALLTPILVFAAIAFIDLPVALVLLAFALIALFAPGLWHKFDMRRSAERQDSYESFAAEFLDSIQGLATLKAFGQSKARADRLEIEADTLFRRTMWVLATNVLSRGITDSAIACGAAAALALGAYRVDAGVMSLTALLVILMLGVEIFRPMRDLRSVLHQGMVGMSAAQGIYKILDGKPDVEDAARRDLARPLEPNLRFESVAFKYPGTRRMVHQDLDFEVAAGERIGLVGSSGGGKSSIVRLLLRFYDPEQGCIKIGGRDLRDLSFEQIRSMIAVVNQDTFLFHGTVEDNIRMGRPDATGADIADAARAANIHDFIQSLPQGYDTIIGEKGIKLSGGQRQRVAIARALLRDAPILVLDEALSAVDAENEATIQAALDRLMQGRTTLILAHRLSSIIGCDRILVLEQGRVAESGTHDELLRRSGIYATLMAEQVRESGGVQHDLLPASRPVEAMSEGAIAKSVTEGILKADGLGWYQVVVNLMRVILPWKGRLTLTFLFGVLRVLAFIGIGVLSALAVADLKNGADYSGWLWALAILAPLSGVLHWLESWVAHDMAFRLLAKMRLDIFRKLDALAPAYLVRRRTGDLMALVTNDIELIEYFFAHTVAPAFVALLVPAAVLVVLGSASPWLAAALLPFLAAVALCPFLLRSRSDRLASEAREAAGELGAFAVDSVQGLAEIVAFQQENARGRHLDMLSDRYTRLRLPFFQDLTSQQSLLEVLTGLGGLAIIVVGGLLAQQGQVDVAALPLFSLLAMAAFLPVSEIAQIGRQLADTMGATRRIYGLMNEPVPVTDGRGAAPAAIDRGAGLVLEDVVFTYPGQSREALRGISVEIPAGRTAALVGTSGAGKTTTAQLLMRFWDPDRGRILLQGVDLRDYRLDDLRRQIALVAQDTYLFNDSLRNNVLIARPSATEQQLAAAIAHASLDDLVAALPEGLDSPVGERGTSLSGGQRQRVAIARAFLKDAPVLILDEATSHLDAVNEQAVRRALELLQADRTTIVIAHRLSTVRNADIIVVLEAGRVMETGTHAALLARGGLYAQLVSRQLASVQAPAAE, from the coding sequence ATGCATATCGAAAAGCGGCTCTGGATTTTCACCGACGGCGTCCGTGGTCGCATCGCCTGGGCGACACTGATCGGCCTCGTCGCAGTCGGCTTGGGTGTCCTGCGCCTGGCCCTTCTCGGTTGGCTGATTGGCGCCATCTTTGCCGGCCAATCGATCGAGGCGCTCGCCAACCCGATTCTCGCCATCGCGGGTGTCATGGCGCTGCGCGGTGTTTTCGACTATCTGCGCATCATGGTGGCGCATGAGACGGCCGGTCGCGTGCAGAAGAAACTGCGCCGCGCACTTTATGACCGTATCGCAGCGCTCGGGCCCGGCACGGTCGCGCGGCAACGTTCGGGTGCCCTCACGCTTTCGCTCATCGATGGCGTCGAACAGCTGGAAATCTACTTCGGCCAGTTTCTGCCGCAGTTCCTCACAGCCCTGTTGACGCCGATCCTGGTTTTCGCCGCCATCGCCTTCATCGATCTGCCGGTGGCGCTGGTGCTCCTCGCTTTCGCTCTCATTGCCTTGTTTGCTCCCGGATTGTGGCACAAATTCGATATGCGCCGTTCAGCAGAGCGGCAGGACTCCTATGAATCATTCGCCGCCGAATTCCTCGATTCCATCCAGGGACTCGCCACCTTGAAGGCCTTCGGGCAAAGCAAGGCGCGCGCTGACAGGTTGGAGATCGAGGCCGATACCCTGTTCCGCCGCACCATGTGGGTGCTGGCAACCAACGTGCTCTCGCGCGGCATCACCGACAGCGCCATTGCCTGCGGCGCAGCCGCAGCATTGGCACTGGGCGCCTACCGGGTCGATGCGGGCGTCATGTCGCTCACCGCGCTGCTCGTCATCCTGATGCTGGGCGTCGAGATCTTTCGCCCAATGCGCGACCTGCGCTCAGTCCTGCATCAGGGCATGGTCGGGATGTCGGCTGCCCAGGGCATCTACAAGATCCTCGACGGCAAACCGGACGTGGAGGACGCGGCACGGCGCGATCTTGCGCGCCCCCTGGAGCCCAACCTGCGCTTTGAGAGCGTCGCCTTCAAATATCCCGGTACGCGCCGGATGGTTCATCAGGATCTCGATTTCGAGGTCGCAGCTGGTGAGCGCATCGGGCTGGTGGGGAGTTCAGGGGGTGGCAAATCGTCGATTGTGCGATTGTTGCTGCGTTTCTATGACCCGGAGCAGGGTTGCATCAAGATCGGCGGCCGCGACCTGCGGGATCTCTCCTTCGAGCAGATCCGCAGCATGATCGCCGTCGTCAACCAGGACACGTTCCTGTTCCATGGCACGGTCGAGGACAATATCCGCATGGGCCGGCCGGATGCGACGGGCGCCGATATCGCGGATGCGGCGCGCGCCGCCAACATCCATGATTTCATCCAGTCGCTGCCGCAGGGATATGACACGATTATCGGCGAGAAGGGCATCAAGCTGTCCGGTGGCCAGCGCCAACGCGTCGCTATCGCCCGCGCGTTGCTGCGCGATGCGCCGATTCTGGTACTCGATGAAGCCCTCTCCGCGGTCGATGCAGAGAATGAGGCGACGATCCAGGCGGCACTCGACCGGCTGATGCAGGGCCGCACCACGCTCATCCTCGCACACAGGCTCTCCAGCATCATCGGCTGCGACCGCATCCTGGTCCTGGAGCAGGGTCGAGTGGCCGAGAGCGGTACGCATGACGAATTGCTGCGCCGGAGCGGCATCTACGCCACCCTGATGGCAGAGCAGGTGCGGGAATCCGGCGGCGTGCAGCACGACCTGCTCCCGGCGTCTCGCCCGGTCGAGGCTATGTCGGAAGGCGCCATCGCCAAGTCCGTGACGGAAGGCATCCTCAAAGCCGACGGCCTTGGCTGGTATCAGGTGGTGGTCAATCTGATGCGCGTTATCCTGCCTTGGAAAGGTCGTCTGACTCTCACCTTCCTGTTCGGTGTGCTGCGCGTGCTGGCATTCATCGGAATCGGCGTGTTGAGTGCGCTGGCCGTCGCAGATCTCAAGAACGGGGCGGATTACAGCGGCTGGCTATGGGCCCTCGCAATTCTCGCACCATTGTCCGGCGTGTTGCATTGGCTGGAGTCCTGGGTTGCCCATGACATGGCGTTCAGATTGCTGGCCAAGATGCGGCTCGACATTTTCCGCAAACTGGATGCGCTGGCTCCGGCCTATCTGGTACGCCGCCGCACAGGTGACCTCATGGCGCTCGTCACCAACGATATAGAACTCATTGAGTACTTTTTCGCCCATACCGTGGCGCCGGCCTTCGTCGCCCTGCTGGTGCCGGCGGCGGTGTTGGTGGTGTTGGGTTCTGCTAGTCCGTGGTTGGCGGCGGCGTTGTTGCCGTTCCTGGCAGCCGTTGCCTTGTGCCCGTTCCTGTTGCGAAGCCGATCCGATCGGCTCGCCTCGGAGGCCCGTGAAGCCGCCGGCGAACTCGGTGCCTTCGCAGTTGATTCCGTGCAGGGGCTCGCGGAGATCGTCGCGTTTCAACAGGAGAATGCGCGTGGACGCCACCTCGACATGCTCTCCGACCGGTATACCCGGCTCCGGCTGCCCTTCTTCCAGGACCTGACTTCCCAGCAGTCGTTGCTTGAGGTCCTGACCGGGTTGGGCGGTCTTGCCATCATCGTGGTCGGTGGCCTTCTGGCACAGCAGGGGCAGGTGGACGTTGCCGCCCTGCCGCTCTTTTCATTGTTGGCGATGGCGGCTTTTCTGCCGGTCTCCGAGATTGCACAGATCGGTCGGCAACTTGCCGACACGATGGGGGCCACGCGTCGCATTTACGGCTTGATGAACGAACCCGTGCCGGTCACCGATGGGCGTGGCGCGGCTCCGGCAGCAATCGATCGTGGTGCCGGCCTCGTGCTTGAGGACGTTGTCTTTACGTATCCGGGCCAGTCGCGCGAAGCTTTGCGCGGCATCAGCGTTGAGATTCCGGCTGGCCGGACCGCGGCGCTGGTCGGGACCTCAGGTGCCGGAAAGACCACGACGGCGCAATTGCTGATGCGGTTCTGGGACCCTGACCGGGGCCGCATTCTGTTGCAGGGTGTCGACCTGCGCGACTACAGACTCGACGATCTGCGCAGGCAGATCGCGCTGGTCGCGCAGGACACCTACCTCTTTAATGACAGCCTTCGCAACAATGTGCTGATCGCTCGTCCCTCGGCGACCGAGCAGCAGCTCGCGGCCGCGATTGCGCATGCCTCGTTGGACGACCTGGTCGCAGCCCTGCCGGAAGGGCTCGACTCGCCGGTAGGGGAGCGCGGCACCAGCCTCTCAGGTGGTCAACGCCAACGTGTCGCCATTGCCCGGGCATTCCTCAAGGATGCGCCGGTCCTCATCCTCGATGAAGCCACCTCGCATCTCGATGCCGTCAATGAACAGGCAGTGCGCCGGGCGCTCGAGTTGCTGCAGGCCGACCGAACGACCATCGTCATCGCGCATCGCCTCTCGACGGTGCGGAACGCCGACATTATTGTGGTGTTGGAAGCGGGCAGGGTCATGGAAACCGGCACGCATGCGGCGTTGCTGGCGCGCGGTGGCCTTTACGCCCAATTGGTGTCGCGGCAATTGGCATCGGTCCAGGCGCCAGCGGCGGAATGA
- a CDS encoding LysR family transcriptional regulator, producing the protein MIDDWNDLKVFLTLAEEGQLTAAAKRLHVSHPTIARRIKALETSIGARLFDRLPDRFVLTPAGEELLADTRKMQQAAESIDRRSAGLIDMAQGVVRLSAGEAMTGFIAAHLPRLRQDLQCVEFELSASHTLANLSRREADLLIREQVPDLASIVTRKLGRAAYAIYAQAGSRIRDRSPAALRRLTWLGFDDDHAYMPGQSWTRELLAGKRPAIRVNDWLVMRDAIGAGAGLAVLPCYLADTDHRLQRIGNILPDIVADQWLLVHRDLRTLPRIRAVMDQLVALFQEQKPALAGRTATSDRRTA; encoded by the coding sequence ATGATCGACGATTGGAACGACCTCAAAGTGTTCCTGACCTTGGCCGAGGAGGGGCAGCTCACGGCAGCCGCCAAGCGCCTTCATGTCAGTCACCCAACGATCGCGCGCCGCATCAAGGCGCTGGAAACGTCAATCGGGGCACGGCTGTTCGACCGCCTGCCAGACCGCTTCGTGCTCACCCCTGCCGGCGAGGAATTGCTGGCCGATACCAGGAAGATGCAACAGGCCGCCGAATCCATCGATCGCCGCAGCGCGGGCCTGATCGACATGGCGCAAGGGGTTGTGCGCCTGTCGGCCGGCGAAGCCATGACCGGCTTTATCGCCGCCCATCTGCCGCGTCTGCGCCAAGACCTCCAATGCGTCGAATTCGAGCTTTCCGCGAGCCACACCTTGGCCAATCTCTCGCGCCGCGAAGCCGATCTCCTGATCCGTGAGCAGGTGCCGGATCTGGCCAGTATCGTGACCAGGAAGCTGGGCCGCGCTGCCTACGCCATCTATGCCCAGGCGGGATCCAGAATCCGCGACCGATCACCCGCGGCGCTGCGAAGACTGACCTGGCTCGGCTTCGATGACGATCATGCCTATATGCCTGGTCAGAGCTGGACCCGGGAACTGCTGGCCGGGAAGCGTCCGGCCATCCGAGTCAATGACTGGCTGGTCATGCGCGATGCCATCGGCGCTGGCGCCGGGCTGGCCGTGTTGCCCTGCTATCTTGCCGACACAGACCACCGGTTGCAGCGCATCGGCAACATCCTGCCGGACATCGTCGCGGATCAGTGGTTGCTAGTGCATCGCGACCTCCGCACGCTCCCCCGCATCCGTGCGGTCATGGATCAGTTGGTGGCCTTGTTCCAGGAACAGAAACCAGCCCTGGCCGGGCGGACCGCAACCTCCGACCGACGTACTGCCTAG
- a CDS encoding PRC-barrel domain-containing protein, which produces MDKRQDTLKRDETGSLISADKVQGTDIYNRRGDNLGEVENVMIDKVSGKVAYAVVTFGGFLGIGAERRALPWNVLSYDVDLGGYMVNAEDDVLRRTPVYADSSNIDPEWGTRLHGHFGVPPYWQ; this is translated from the coding sequence ATGGACAAGCGTCAGGACACGCTGAAGCGTGACGAGACCGGCAGCCTCATCTCTGCCGACAAGGTGCAAGGCACCGACATTTATAACCGCCGCGGCGACAATCTCGGCGAGGTCGAGAATGTGATGATCGACAAGGTATCGGGCAAGGTCGCCTACGCCGTCGTCACTTTCGGCGGATTCCTAGGCATTGGCGCAGAGCGCCGGGCGTTGCCGTGGAACGTGCTCAGCTACGATGTTGATCTCGGCGGATATATGGTGAATGCCGAGGATGATGTCCTGCGACGCACGCCGGTCTATGCCGACAGCAGCAATATCGACCCGGAATGGGGTACCCGCCTGCATGGCCATTTCGGCGTGCCACCCTATTGGCAATGA
- a CDS encoding isochorismatase family protein, with product MTDPHSAPGAGLLDREQSCLVVIDVQQYFLDKLPLDWRDPLVARIAWLMRVARILDIPIIATAEDIAQDGPLVAPLMAELRAGAQVFDKKVFGLHDQPDIRAAVTAIGKRDFVLVGLETDVCIAHSALGLQGAGYRVAVIDDATASPPPHHEIGLARMGAAGIIRTSVKGIYYEWVRDLDMNAKVKEQLNRPLPAGLTL from the coding sequence ATGACCGATCCGCACAGCGCGCCGGGCGCCGGATTGCTCGATCGTGAGCAAAGCTGCCTGGTGGTGATCGACGTCCAGCAGTACTTTCTCGACAAGCTGCCGCTGGATTGGCGCGACCCGCTGGTGGCGCGAATTGCCTGGCTGATGCGGGTCGCGCGCATCCTCGACATTCCGATCATTGCCACCGCAGAGGACATCGCCCAGGACGGCCCGCTGGTAGCGCCGTTGATGGCGGAGCTGAGGGCGGGCGCGCAGGTGTTCGACAAGAAGGTCTTCGGTCTCCACGACCAGCCGGACATCCGCGCAGCGGTGACCGCGATCGGCAAGCGCGACTTCGTGCTGGTCGGCCTGGAAACAGATGTCTGCATCGCGCACTCGGCGTTGGGGCTGCAGGGTGCGGGATACCGTGTCGCGGTGATCGACGACGCCACCGCCTCGCCACCACCGCATCATGAAATCGGACTTGCCCGCATGGGTGCCGCCGGCATCATCCGGACATCGGTGAAGGGGATCTATTACGAATGGGTGCGGGATCTGGACATGAATGCCAAGGTCAAAGAGCAGTTGAACCGGCCGCTGCCGGCGGGATTGACGCTTTGA
- a CDS encoding DUF4864 domain-containing protein — protein sequence MGIGTAAADPTSAGDKAAFQEVISAQISAFQADDAAGAFTFASPDLQAKFGSAATFLEMVRTGYEPVYRPKAVEFREIVEHDYGPEQQVFVIGPDGRGYIAHYMMEKQPDGSWRISGCYLERAGDESV from the coding sequence ATGGGCATCGGGACAGCCGCGGCGGACCCGACCAGCGCCGGTGACAAGGCGGCCTTCCAGGAGGTCATCAGCGCCCAGATATCGGCCTTCCAGGCGGATGATGCGGCAGGCGCCTTTACCTTCGCCTCGCCGGACCTGCAGGCGAAATTCGGCTCGGCGGCCACGTTCCTGGAAATGGTCAGGACCGGCTATGAGCCCGTCTATCGGCCCAAGGCGGTGGAATTCCGCGAGATCGTCGAACACGACTATGGACCGGAGCAGCAGGTCTTTGTGATCGGCCCGGATGGCAGGGGCTATATCGCGCACTATATGATGGAAAAGCAGCCCGATGGATCCTGGCGCATCAGCGGCTGCTATCTGGAGAGAGCCGGGGATGAAAGTGTCTGA